The following is a genomic window from Kribbella amoyensis.
AGATCCGGCGCTGGGCCGCCGACGTGGCCGCCGCGATCCACGCGATCGAGGCGGCGCCCTGGCATCGGCCGACGGTCCCGGCCACGGCACGGCATCGGAGATCGACCGGTCGTTGACCGAGAACGGGGCGGAGCGGATGGCCGACATCATCGTGGTCGGGTACGACGGGTCACCAGCCGGTGTCGCCGCCCTGCACTGGGCCGCGGACGAAGCCGCTCTCCGCCGGGCCCGGTTGCGCCTCACGTATGTGCTGCCGCGGCCGACGATGACCGGCCCGATGGGGACCGGGTCCCCGCTGCCCACCGAACCCCTGCGGCACAACGCGGAACTGCTGCTCGACCGGGTCCGTGCCGAGATCCCCGGGACCCACCCCGGCCTGGTCGTCGAGGCGCTGGTCGTCTTCGGCGAGGCCGCGCCGGCTTTGTTGCAGCAGGCAACGGATGGGGCGCTGGTCGTGCTCGGCTCGCGCGGGCTGGGCGAGTTCCGCGACCTGGCGATGGGGTCGGTCGCGGCGCACGTGGCGACGCACGCCGACTGCCCGGTCGTCGTGGTCCCGGCGGGCTGGGCCCCGCACGAGGCCTCGGGCGGGGTCGTGGTCGGCGTCGACGGGTCGGAGTTGTCGGTGGCCGCGATCGACTTCGCCTTCGGCGCGGCGGAGGACCGGCGGTTGCCGGTGACCGCGGTGATGGCGTGGCACGACCCGGTCCGCCTCGGCCACGGTGACCAGCTTCCCCTGGTCTACGACCTCGACATGCTCGAGCAGGAGAACACCGCGCTGCTGGCCGAATCGGTCGCCGGGCACGCGGAGCGGTACTCCGATCTCGAGGTCCGGCGCGAGCTCGTCCGCGGGCACGCGACCGACGTCCTGATCGCCGCGGCGAAGGCGGCCG
Proteins encoded in this region:
- a CDS encoding universal stress protein; the encoded protein is MTENGAERMADIIVVGYDGSPAGVAALHWAADEAALRRARLRLTYVLPRPTMTGPMGTGSPLPTEPLRHNAELLLDRVRAEIPGTHPGLVVEALVVFGEAAPALLQQATDGALVVLGSRGLGEFRDLAMGSVAAHVATHADCPVVVVPAGWAPHEASGGVVVGVDGSELSVAAIDFAFGAAEDRRLPVTAVMAWHDPVRLGHGDQLPLVYDLDMLEQENTALLAESVAGHAERYSDLEVRRELVRGHATDVLIAAAKAAELLVVGSRGRGAFAGLLLGSTSRALVHHAPCPVAVVR